In Papaver somniferum cultivar HN1 chromosome 9, ASM357369v1, whole genome shotgun sequence, the genomic stretch CGGCTTCTTTTGTTGGAGTTGTTTGTATCTGTTGTTTAGGGGTGTTGCCTCTATTATTTCAACACGTTTTTCTTCCGAAGAGGCCTTTGATCCTGCAAACTTTTGTGTACATTGGCTGATTTATTTTCCCCATGATAATGCTTCTCCTTTTTTTCTGAGGCCTCTGTCAAGGAATTTATGCTTGTGGTAGGAGCTAGTGAAAATGGCTTTTGGTTTataatgcttttttttttttgcatgtgtGCAGTGTGGTTCTGGCCGTTCTGTTGCTCCTATCAAAGCTGGTTTCGTGGCTCGTGTTGGTCGTCGAAAGGCTGGGACATAATCAGGATAAGTTTCATACATCGTTTGTGGCAGTTCAGGAAAAGCCAGTTCGCTCCTTAATTTCGCTTCAGTCTTTTCTTTACCAAGAGAGTTGGTAAGAGGTTGCCGAGTCTAGTTCTAGTTGGTACGAGAGGGGATTTACTTTAAACATTATTTTTCCTATGTATACCAGGAGTATGACTGCTAGAAATCGCATTTTATGGGAATTCTCTTTATTAGTTTTGACAAAACATAAACCATTGTGTTTTGTGTTAAATGGAGTTTTGATGTCATTACTTTCTATGTGACCCTTTCCATTGTTATGTTGGTCTTTGCCAACGGGTGGTCGTTGGTCGTTTATTTTTCTTCGTGCCAATGCATTCAACAGCCCAAGCATGTTGGTAGGCAATACATGATACCAAATTCATTACTACTGTTATAGGAGCTGCCTGGCTAACAAAATCTGACCCAtgatccatttttatttttatttttgaaacagaCTCCCCTAGTACTTCAGTCAGCTAACAGCACCTAACCGACAGACGCTGATACTCGTACACCTGATCAATTAAACGGTTAACCCAAAATCTACAGCGAGACCTAAGATAGACAAACTTTTCGTCTGAAGTGCATATATAACAATTAAAGTCAGAACTATACTACTGCTAGAAAGCCCACGATTGTTCGAGAGGAAGATTGAAATACCTGTTTCGAGAGGAAGATTGAAATACCTGAGAAACACTGAAGCTAATATTATTCTTGAAAGAAGTATTTTCAGTAGTGTTTAAGAGAGGATTATTACAGATATTTAAAGACAATCATTAGTTGTAATAATAAAAGTCAAGTCAATGTTGACTAGTTGACTTGACACACAGACTAATGACACACTTACAATACTGATACTCTAATACACCTCCCTCAAGCTGATACTATCTGAACAGAGTATCAGATTGACAAAATGAAAAATGCAAAACGTagaaaagaaaagcaaaacaCTAAGTAATATCTGTAATCTGGACTGAAGAAGGAACTGAAAAAGATATGGCAGAAGACCCCAGCAACTTGCACAAGAGTGTGGAAAAAGCTGGATAACATAAACCCTTTGTGAAGATATCTGCTAGTTGATCTGCTGAAGAGATATGCTGAAGCTGCAAGAATCCTTCCTCAACCAATTCTCTAACAGTATGATACTGAATTTCTATGTGCTTTGTCCTGGCATGAAAAACGGGATTAGATGCCAAGGCCAGAGCACTTGTATTATCACATAACAACAACACAGACTTAACTGCAACCTGTAAATCATTCAGTAAATATGTAAACCATTTCAATTCAGCAGAAGCAACAGAGAGACACATGTACTCGACTTCTGCAGAGGACTTGGAAACTGTAGGCTCCTTTTTAGATGACCAAGAAACCAAAttagaacctagaaaaatagcaAAACCAGAAGTGGATCTTCTGGTATCTGGACAacctgcccaatctgaatcagtatATGCCTTTAATGTAGTAACATCACTTTTCCTTAAAGTAAGTCCCAGACCAATTGTCCCTTTTAAGTAtcttaagattttgttaacaagctGTAAATGTAAATCAGATGGAGAATGCATAAATTGAGAAACATAATTCACTGCAAAACGTATATCTGGCCTAGTCACTGTTAAATATTATAAAGCACCCACCAAAGTCTTGTAATGACTAGGATTATCCAACTTGATACCATCATTGATAGAAAGTCTACTTGCCTTAACAACTGGAGTGTCACAAGGCTTACAGTCCAACAAATTTGCTTTTTCCAGCAGTTCTAAAGTATATTTCTTTTGAATTAATACTATAGAATCATTGTTCCTAATAGCTTCAATCCCAAGAAAAAATGCCAAATCCCCTAACTCTTTCATTGCAAATTCTTGCTTCAAAGAAGTAATAAGATCAGTAATAAGCATGGAAGAGCTACCAGTTAGCAgtatgtcatcaacatataaaagTAGAATAAGAATATCACTACCAGTTGACTTGACAAACATTGAATTGTCTGAAACAGATTTCTTAAAACCACATTGGACAAGAAAAGAACTGAACCTATAAAACCAGGCCTTGGGAGCCTGTTTAAACCCATACAAACTCTTTTTAAGTTTACACACATAATGAGAAGGATAATCTGGATGAAGAAACCCTTGTGGCTGTGACATATATAcatcttcatctaaaaaaccatACAAGAATACATTACTAACATCCAATTGCTTGACTGGCCAATTATGAGTAAGTGCTAAGAAAAGAACAACTCCAACTGTAGGTGACTTAACAACTGGACTGAAAGTTTCATTAAAGTCAATACCATCTTGCTGATCATAACCTTTAGCTACTAGTCTAGACTTAAGCCTATCAATAGTACCATCTGATTTTCTCTTGACTCCGTAGACCCATCTAGAACCTAAAATGTTCATATGAGACTCAGGAGCAACATAACTCCAAGTATCATTATCCATTAATGCAGTATATTCATCCTTCATTGATACCTGCCAATCAGGATTTTTCATGGCCTCCTTAAAAGATTTTGGCTCAGTAAAAGTAGTCAATAAGGATGTATAATTTGAAGAAATGGGATGTTTAGTAGAAAGATAAGTAACATGATCTTTGAAAACTGTtggctttgaaatacctttttgaGATCTAGTTACAATGGTACTAGATGGAACAGGTTCACTAAAAGAGGAGGGATGAGAAACATTTTCAATGCAAGGAGTAGAAAGCAAAGAATTAGATGTAGGATGATAATAAAATtatgtttcagaaaaagtaacATGTCTTGAAACATAAAGTCTTTTTGTGACTGGATTATAACAATTATAGCCTTTATGAAGAGGGCTATAACCAATAAAAATACATTTTGCTGATTTGGGAGACAACTTATCTACTCTTGAATGAGTAAGATTAGGATAGCAAATGGTGCCAAAAGTTCTTAAAAAACTAAAATCTGgagaaatatcaaataaaactTCAAAAGGAGTTTTGAAATTTAAAACCTTAGTTGGAGTTCTATTAATAAGATAAGAAGCATGCATCATACCAAAATTCTTTTGGACAAGAAGAGTTAAAAAGTAGAGTGTTGCACATTTCTGTTATATGCCTATGCTTTCGTTCAGCCAAACCATTCTGCTGTGGTGTTTTTGGGCAAGAAATTCTAATTTTAATACCACTAGATTGTAACACAATTTGAAAATGTTCCTTAACAAGCTCAGCTGCACCATCAACTTGAAAAGCTAAAATTTTAGTACAAAACTGATTTTCAGTATGAGTTTCGAAATGTAGAAAACACTGAGAAGCATTAGACTTCGAttccattggataaatccaatgagACCTACTAAAATCATTAACAAATAAAATATAGTATCTATAACCTTTAAGAGATGGAATTGTAGGCCCCCATACATCACAATGCACTAAAGTCAAAGGTTTTTGCTCATGAGAAGTGGACAACTGAAAAGGGAGATTTTTACTTTTTGCAAGTTGACATGGATGACACAGAGTAGAAGGCAAAGCTGAATTTAAAACAATCTGTTTAGCAGAATGAAGTTTTTGAAGAATTAGATTAGATGGATGACCTAACCTAGCATGCCACACATGAGAAGGAGCAGATAAAGTGGCAGAGAAAGAAAAATGAGTATTATGATCATGAGGAATGGGATACAAGTTATTGACTACTTTTCCACAAGTAAGGAGAACATCTGAATATATGTCTCTAATTTCATACCCATCTGGATAAAACTTGAAATAACAACTGGCAACAAATTATGTCTCATGTCAGGGACTAACAAGACCTTATTTAGTCTAAAACTGGTTGCAGATGTATTAACAAGAGAATTACCAACTGAAGTGATAGCAAGAGACTTACCATTGCCAACTTGGACTTGATCCTTGCCTttgtaagaagaagaatgaagtaaAGTTTCATCCCCAGTCATGTGTGCAGTAGCACCAGAATCAGAAATCCAATGAGTTGCAACTGAAGTAGAAGGAGCTTCATAATCATGATGTGTTGGAGTATTGGCTTCATTAAAAGTTGTAAAATCATGTTGAGTTGAAGTATGCTGAGACTCATTAGCAGGATGAGTAAAAGTTGGAGGATGGTAGTGAAAATAACTCCTGCTAGCATAATGTCATTTCTTTCTACAAATTTGACAATCTACTGATGAAAAATCTCTTCTACTTCCATTACTATTACTTTGTCCAGATGTACTGCCTTGACCTTGAGTATTGTTATTTCTTGAAGTAAAACCAGTATTAGGCTTGAAATTTCCATACCCATTATTCCTTGGCTTGTTTCTACCATTACCAGAGAAATTATTGTCACTATTCCCATTTTTACCATAAAGAGTAGTAGGATGTTGAGTATCAAAAAGAGTACTGGAATCCTGATGTTGTTCAAGAAGCCATTGCTCATGATTCAATAGTCTTGGTTTTAACTCTGCAAAGGTGAATGGAGTTTCCCTGTTCTGAGCAGCTACCACAAATGTATCAAATTCTCTCCCTAATCCATGAAGCACATACATCACTAAATCAGAATCACTCATCTTTTCTCCAATTGCAGCTAAAGAGTCAGCTATTGTTTTAATATTTTGCAAATAAAACCAAGATTGTGAGATTGCCTTTCTtaatattatgcaattgatttttaagCATACTCTTTCTGCTATGAACTGACTCCAAAAAGTAGTTGCAAGATACTGCCAAATTTCCCTAATAGAGGATAAACCCAAAACATCACCAGATATAGAATCTGTAAAAGTAGCTTTCATACAGCTAGTCACAAAACAATCGATTTTCCTCCAAAGAATCCATTGAGGATTAAGAGTTAGAATTCCATCAACGTCTTATCAGGTTCAACAACATCACCAGTAACATAACCATATAAATCAGTAGAGACAAGAATGGATTCCATTTGATCTCGCTACAAAAGAAAATTATTGGGACCTAATTTTGCAGAAACAAAATTCGAGATATTAGTGAAAGGGAAGGTAAAATTACGCGAAGTAGCAGCGGAGGTTGAAGTAGTAGCCATATCTTTGCGTCTTCTATAAACAATTGTAGATGACATTAACCAGATCTACAGAATCTtgaaaaatcttaaataaattctTGACGTATTTTGACCTAGAAACGATTTGTTGTAGAAAATATGAAGAACTCGAATCAAAAAGGTATTGAAAAGGGTGTTGAGATTCGTATGTTGATGTAAAAATTATTGAAGAAAGatttttagcagaaaaagttttgtCTCAGGATCGTCTGATACCATGAGAAACACTAAAACTAATATTATTCTTGAAAGGAGTATTTTCAGTAGTGTTTAAGAGAGGGTTATTACAGATATTTAAAGACAATCATTAGTTGTAATAATACAAGTCAAGTCAATGATGACCAGTTGACTTGACACACAGACTGATGACACACTTACAATACTGATACTCTAATAATACCTTTCCATCTTTAAAGCCCTAAAGCTCTTAACTAGAAGGAGGAATCCACCCGaatcagaaaagaagaagagggagGAATCTAAAACAGGCGTTATTAAAGACAAGTGTAAAGTCAAAGAACAAATTTGTGAGTTAAACACACTGGACATGTTCTTATCTTGTTTACTTTGATATTGACTTTCCTAATTTTTCCAATACTTGGTACAGCCATGGTGGATGCATGTATGGAGCTTCTTGGTCGTTTTTTCTATCTTTTGCAGGAGAATTATCCACAAGTTGCAGCTGGAGATAAAACAACAATGAAACCAGTGCAGTTACTTCAAGCAGGCGAAAGAACCGTCCTTGTGAATTTTGTGGAGTACAAAATGTATATATTGTTCCTTAAAGTGATATAATTCGGCAATTCTGGCTAGTTAGTTGATAATAGTTTCCCTTCCTTGATTGGTTATACTCCTTAGTCCTCATATTGATCATTAGATTTCAATATAGACTAATCACTGAAGGTAGGACGACCTTAATCCACTATTAGTATCTATATagacacaatttttttttctgtggTTGCATCTCTGTGATTGATAGCATTGGTCATGTCACACGATCAAACAAAGATATACTTATGTTTTCCACATGTGCAATATACAGGATGCATAGAGAAGCAGAGCACGTTATGGAATTTTTGTTTGCCGAAATGGGAATAAGTGGGTCTTTAGATGGACAGAGAAGGCTGGTTATTGAAGGAAAGTTTGCtgccaaagtttttttttttttgctagaaaaaatGAATTATATTAACTGAGAAAGTTACATAGTAGAGTTTAGGAATTCAGGGATGTACCCCATCCATTCCCCAAAGGTTCTAGACCTTCTACAGAACTTTGCAGCTTTGTCTGCCAACATAGTATTGTTTCTTTTTAGAAATTCAAATCTAACTAGACTAAAACAAGAAATGATTGATTTACAGTCATCTATGACTGTTTTATTTTCCCAGTGCAATTGGCTATTACTAGAATTAAAAGAGTCTATAACTACTTTAGCATTACTGACAAAGCATACTTTATCTAGGCCTTCGTCTTTTGCCCAATTCACTGCTTCAAACAAGGCCAGAATTTCAGCTTCTTCAGCATTCCTCACATTCCCGGCTTTGAGCTTGCATCCGATAAGGGAAAATTGGGAATATGTCCCACTTTCACTAATTCGTTTGGGGATCTATCCCATAACGGAAAAAATTAAGAAATCTATcctagagagagaaaaaaactgTTAAGTGGCTAACATCCCACATGTGTGGGCTTACACATGCGACAGATTCACTTTTTTACCCTCAACCTTTAGAAGAGCGACACGTCACTTTGCATAACACGTGTTTGGGATCCGACGGTCGATCGCGAGTagtaactttggttttcttctttgtaCAGAAGAGAAATCGAGAGCAACAATAGGTTTTGAGAGTAAACAATTTTAGCAGAGAGAAATCGAGAACCAAGAGAAACAAAAAGGTAGATGGTGTGAAATAGTGATAGATCTAGTTCGTTGATGTGTTGTTAGAGAAGATTATGTGTTATTGAAGGAAGAAcaactccaatatcagattcgTTGCTTTCAAAGTTGCGAAATCTTCTCAAATCATGTAAGTTCTTCAAACGCAGCTGTGATTTTCGTTGTATCTCACATCTAGTAGTCAATTTTTCCTTTAATTGCAACTTTTGAATAAAGGGTTTAGCCACTTAACAATTTTTTGAGGGTAAAAAAGTGAATATGTCGCATGTGTAAGCCCACACATGTGGGATGTTAGCCACTTAAcagtttttttctctctctaagATAGATTCCTTAATTTTTTCCGTTATGGGATAGATCCCCAAACGAATTAGTGAAAATGGGACATATTCCCCTGCAAGGTCAGTCAAGACCAAACCAATACCAGATAGGTTAGTATCTTTATCATAGGCAGCATCACTGAAAACTACATGACAGTCAATAGGCAAAGAGCTAGTAACTTGATCAATTGTTATATCCACAAAAGGAACTGATCTAGTATTAACATGAGTATCAGAGTTGTGCAGATATATTTCAGTATCATTAACAAGCTTAAGAGAGAGTCTAGCAGTTAAATGATGATTAAGATTTTTCCCCTGAAAAACATGGTAACATCTATCTTTCCAAATGCTCCAAGCAATAGAAAAGACAGCACCTGCATTCTTATTTATTGCAACATCTGTAAGCCATTTAGTGAACTCGTATTTCAGATTAATATTCAAAGAACTATCTTGTTCAATAGCATCTGCCAAAGTTATTGAAGAGATTCTTGAAAAATACATAAGTAAGTTACTTCTACTAAACATGTTTTAAGTCGGCTAAACTTAAATTTCTGCTGTCTACATTTTTTGCTACTAAAAAGCTGGACAAAGGTGGGAGCATGCAGCTGTATAGTAGATGCataattttgtattccatatccaTGGCACTTTATGATTTGTTCTTCTTTCCTCTTACAGATGAATATGTCAAATGCAATGATTGCAATACTCATGAAACTGATCTATTGAAGGAGATCTCTGTCAAATGCAAGCTAGTAAAGTACCTACATTATTTTACTTTAGATAGAAACTTACCCCAACAAATATATTATGGATTATGGACTTGAGATTTGAGGTGCGCATTGTGTTTATATATTTTCCAAGTCTTCTATCAGACATGCCATTATGTCAAGATCATTATATGAAAGTAATATACAGCTAGATGGATGTTATTTGTTGATGTGCAGTTACAGAAGATTGAGTTTACTTCCACCGACGTGGAGGATTTAATAGTTTTTTCGTTTATTCGGTTTTGCAGTGTGGCTCAGAGGCCAGAGCGATCAGTTGCTCCTGTCAGAGGCTGATATTGTTTCTCGTGTTCTCGTCTATGTGCATGCTGAGTACATATTTGGTTCAGCTCCTCAATAATATTGAAGTACCATTGTGTTTATTTTCATTAAGATAATGCGGATCGAAAACAGTCATAGATACCCTTGGAGGTAGGGAACATAATAAGGGTGATTACATATTGTTGAGATTGGTGAAGAGAAACCAAGCGATAGAAGCTGAAACAGCAAAGGTAGTCAATATATTGTTCATGTATATTCCTCTGGATGCACTACTGCTTTTCAATGTACTTCCTGTAAAACCTGCACAACATATTCAAATAGGAATTCAGACTTCAAACTAGATGATTTTTTCCAGGTCGTTAGATATATCAATACAGTTCTGAAGAGAGAGTCTTAGAATTTACCTGTGGAGCAACCTGATGAGATGGTGTTATTAAGGTTGCGGACAGTTGCGCCGTTCCTGAATATGTAGTCTTTCTTCACAAGTGAGATGCATTTCAGCACATCCCTGCTAAAGTCTGCACACCCTTTTGTACAGTATGCAGTTGTATCATTTTCGGCCACCCACAAGTTCCCCGATTCCGTGAGAGTGAAGTTGCCTGGACAGCTACTAGATGTCTATATTCCAAAATTTTAAAACAAATTCAGAAAGAACAGAAGAAATCTATCAATCACACAATAAATTGCAATAACATCGTATGGAATCTCGAAAGTATTTACGTTCTGTAGGCACTCGTAAGCACTCAACCATTGCTGATACGGGCTCAAATTCACATTTCCTATTGGATCATCTGTCACTTGCTTTATCCCATCAtctgaaaaatacacaaaaataaataaatcataagACATAAATTTTCTATGATGGGTTCTGAAATTTATACTTGAACAAAGGAAAAGGTGTTAAACCTTGAGCGCTGGTGCAGTAAAACATAAGAAGAATCACCACAAATGAGCAGAAAACAGACTCATAACTTCCTCTTTTCCCCATTGTCCTAtagaaagtaaaataaaatgtggAGGTTCTTTGTTAATCACTGTAATGGGGATTTCTGATACAAGTAATGCAATAAATAACTCAGAGAGATGCCAAAATCAAAATTCAGAACCAATCGTAAAATATATTATTTACTGAGAAAACCAAAGGGCATCTATCAACATATTCTTTTGTGTAAAGCTGTGTCGATATGAACAAATATGGAGTTTTGATGGCAACTGCAATACGCCAATACCGATGCAATTTTGGAAGCTGTACGAAAAAGACATTTTTGCACTTTTCTAGTTATAGTTACTGTCGACGCAACACCTGAATAAGTTAAAAGCCAGATGCAGCACCTCAAGTCTAGGAAGTCTTTGTGTTTTGTCAAGTTCCAGACTCGTTATGCAGTGATGATGCTATTGATTATGCAACTTTCATCAGTTTGATTATCAAATAGTCTTTGTTTATACCGACTTTGAAAATAATTTCCGCAGGTACCAAGACGAATTCTTGTTTGTCAAATTCTAAGCTGTCAACTTTCAACTTTAAGAAATGTAGCAATATATATACATGTTTTCATCCAATACAAAATTGTACACACCAGTTTCTTCTAAAACAATAAATACTCAAGTTAACCCACCTGAGAAGAAAAAGATTCCGGCCATGGCCGACGGAACAAAAGCCATGTTTTCAGCCTTAGACAATGCAAAGACGCAGCTTTATCACTTCAAAGCGATCGTAATTGCGGGGATGGGGTTTTTCACTGATGCATATGATCTCTTTTGCATCACAGCAGTGACTAAACTTCTTGGCCGCCTTTACTATTATGACCCGACTTCGGAAAAGCCTGGAGCACTTCCTTATATGGTGAATGGTGCCGTCACAGGAGTTGCTCTGTGCGGAACACTATGTGGTCAGCTTTTCTTTGGATGGCTTGGAGATAAATTAGGAAGAAAGAAAGTTTATGGGATTACTCTTGTAACCATGGTTGGTTGTGCAATAGCTTCAGGGCTCTCCATGGGTTCTTCGGCTAAGAGTGTCATGGTTTCTCTCTGTTTCTTCCGGTTCTGGCTAGGCTTTGGCATTGGAGGGGATTATCCTCTCTCGGCTGTCATAATGTCAGAGTATGCGAATCAGAAAACTAGAGGAGCTTTCATAGCCGCAGTTTTTGCCATGCAAGGAGTTGGAATCTTGGTTGCCGGTCTTGTTGCAATGATCGTGTCTGCAGTGTTCTTGCGTGCATTCCCAGCCCAAGATTATGCAACGAACCGAGTTTTATCAACTCAACCCGAGGGAGACTTTGTTTGGAGAATTGTGCTCATGTTCGGAGCTGTACCAGCTATGATGACGTACTATTGGCGAATGAAGATGCCTGAAACTGCAAGGTTCACTGCCTTGGTCGCTGGAGATCACAAGAAAGCCGCATCAGACATGGCAAGAGTACTAGACCAAAACATACAGGATGATGAAGAGCCTTACAAAGCTGCATCAAAACTCGAGTCTGCGTATGGATTATTTTCTAGTGAATTCATGAGAAGGCATGGACTTCATTTGGTTGGAACTTCTACTACTTGGTTCTTGCTGGACATTGCCTTCTATAGCTTGAATCTGACACAGAAGGATGTTTTCCCAGCCATCGGTTTGTTGAAGAAGGGATCAACCATGAATGCCATTGAAGAGGTCTTTAAGATATCCCGAGCGATGTTTCTAGTTGCGCTCTTTGCTACTGTCCCTGGATACTGGTTCACAGTTTTTTTCATTGATAAGATTGGACGTTACTTGATCCAACTGGGAGGATTCCTTATGATGTCCATTTTCATGGCAATAGTAGGTATTCGATACTCGTACCTGAGAGGAGAAAAGGACAAGTGCCCCAAAGATTCAACAAGTGACTACTGTGGTGGAAACAAGATAGCATTTGCCATTCTCTTCGGATTGACATTCTTCTTTGCGAACTTCGGACCCAACAGTACTACCTTCATTGTCCCGGCAGAGCTTTTTCCAGCAAGATTTAGATCAACCTGTCACGGAATCTCAGCAGCGGCAGGAAAAGCTGGTGCGATAATTGGTGCATTTATTGTGCAAGGTTATACTTTAGATGGTAACTCAAAAAAGATCAGAAAAGCAATCATAGGGTTGGCAGTTGTCAATCTGCTAGGATTTTTCTGCTCTTTCATGGTGCCAGAAACAAACGGACGATCACTCGAGGAAATTTCAGGAGAAGATAAGGATTTTGGTGGAGGTGGTGCTGCAATAACTGATGAGAAGGTAAAAGACTCCAGTACAGACACTTACCATGCTGGTAATTCAGTATAGTTCTTATGGAACTGATTCAAATGCTTCGGCTTTCTGCCAACTTTCTGAATGTCTTTTGACGAACAAATAAGACACCAGTTGAGTCCATTCCATATGTTATTAGTAGTGAAATACGTCGTAcagtgtggttgtttatgattgAGGTTTAATTTGTTGTTTCTACTGAAAATGTAACTGCTTAAGGTTCATAATGCAAAATAATATTGTGATTTGATGCacgagagaaagaaaaaaagcacGTAACGAAAGAACACCTTTACAGATGCAAGAAGCACAAAGCAATGACCTCAAGGAATACTAGCATATTTCATCAATGCTAAAGGTACAAGTACATTTCAGGAAGAAGGAAAACCTCTTGTCATGTTGTATATTAGTATCCGTTTTATCTACATTTATATAAGGGTGAATGGATTCTTAATGCTCAATAGAAGGAAAATAAAAGGGACATTCCTCAAGGCAAGTCTATTTATCACGCAGGAACTTTTTGAGTTTAAAGTTGTGACAGAAGATGATGTGCTTGTGCGAAATGCCATGAAATTTCCAAGCAATTTGCTGCTTTCTCAAGCTTCTATTGCTACTTGCTCAAGCTTAGTTTTGAAAGGACAGAAGCAGCCTGGTCACCTCCCAACAAGAAGTAAGGATGCCTTAAAGCTGCAGAAGCTGATAACCTCCCTCTTCTAAGGAAACCTCTTTCTGAGATAAGCTTAGTAGCCAGGTCCCATCCCCTACCAGAGTCAAGATCGAGAAGCCGAAAATCAGGCCTTAACCTAGTAACTTCCCTCCATTTCTTCAAGTC encodes the following:
- the LOC113312384 gene encoding probable inorganic phosphate transporter 1-3, which encodes MADGTKAMFSALDNAKTQLYHFKAIVIAGMGFFTDAYDLFCITAVTKLLGRLYYYDPTSEKPGALPYMVNGAVTGVALCGTLCGQLFFGWLGDKLGRKKVYGITLVTMVGCAIASGLSMGSSAKSVMVSLCFFRFWLGFGIGGDYPLSAVIMSEYANQKTRGAFIAAVFAMQGVGILVAGLVAMIVSAVFLRAFPAQDYATNRVLSTQPEGDFVWRIVLMFGAVPAMMTYYWRMKMPETARFTALVAGDHKKAASDMARVLDQNIQDDEEPYKAASKLESAYGLFSSEFMRRHGLHLVGTSTTWFLLDIAFYSLNLTQKDVFPAIGLLKKGSTMNAIEEVFKISRAMFLVALFATVPGYWFTVFFIDKIGRYLIQLGGFLMMSIFMAIVGIRYSYLRGEKDKCPKDSTSDYCGGNKIAFAILFGLTFFFANFGPNSTTFIVPAELFPARFRSTCHGISAAAGKAGAIIGAFIVQGYTLDGNSKKIRKAIIGLAVVNLLGFFCSFMVPETNGRSLEEISGEDKDFGGGGAAITDEKVKDSSTDTYHAGNSV